From the genome of Eucalyptus grandis isolate ANBG69807.140 chromosome 2, ASM1654582v1, whole genome shotgun sequence, one region includes:
- the LOC104433662 gene encoding F-box/kelch-repeat protein At1g67480, producing MCSSTLVRPSKRTLSRTGPNSSSEPLNEFDGPIIPGLPDDVAKSCLAFVPRRELPSVGLVCKKWRSFLGSKEFLLERKLGGTLEEWVFVLSTDARTKESHWEAIDSLGNKQRRLPPMPGLSKACFGVAVVNGKLLIAGGYSVAGGSRVVSAEVYQYDSCLNSWSKLRNMNEARRNFACAEVNGMVYAVGGYGAGGDIISSAEAYDPNTGKWTPIESLRLPRWGCFACGFEGKLYVMGGRSSFTIGSARSVCVYDPEKRAWCELKNGCVMVTAHAVLGTRLFCMEWRSQKKLSVFDQGKNSWSTVTLPPCQSSEASFRLGTSDGKLLLFSVKELAGYRTLSYDPNAPPGSEWQVSEINPSGPCLYSVTIEA from the exons ATGTGTTCCTCCACTTTGGTCCGGCCAAGCAAAAGAACCCTTTCAAGAACTGGTCCTAACTCGTCTTCTGAGCCTCTCAATGAATTCGACGGCCCAATCATACCTGGTTTGCCTGATGATGTGGCGAAAAGTTGTCTCGCATTCGTTCCTCGTCGCGAGCTCCCATCGGTGGGCTTGGTCTGCAAGAAGTGGAGGTCATTTCTTGGAAGCAAGGAATTCCTGCTGGAGCGAAAATTAGGAGGTACTCTTGAAGAATGGGTTTTTGTCCTATCCACGGATGCCAGGACAAAGGAAAGCCACTGGGAGGCCATCGATAGCTTAGGAAACAAGCAACGGCGCCTTCCCCCGATGCCTGGTCTGTCGAAGGCCTGTTTTGGGGTGGCAGTTGTCAATGGAAAGCTTTTGATTGCCGGTGGCTATTCAGTGGCGGGTGGATCCCGCGTCGTCTCTGCAGAAGTTTACCAATATGACTCTTGTTTGAACAG TTGGAGCAAATTAAGGAATATGAACGAGGCTCGTCGGAACTTCGCCTGCGCCGAAGTTAATGGAATGGTCTACGCCGTTGGTGGGTACGGAGCCGGAGGCGACATCATCAGTAGCGCCGAGGCATACGATCCCAACACGGGCAAGTGGACTCCGATAGAGAGCCTCAGGCTCCCGAGGTGGGGATGCTTCGCCTGCGGCTTCGAGGGCAAGCTCTACGTGATGGGAGGGCGGTCGAGCTTCACCATCGGAAGCGCGAGGTCGGTCTGCGTCTACGACCCTGAGAAGCGCGCGTGGTGCGAGCTCAAGAACGGGTGTGTCATGGTGACCGCGCACGCCGTGCTCGGGACGAGGCTCTTCTGCATGGAGTGGAGAAGCCAGAAGAAGTTGTCTGTTTTCGACCAGGGAAAGAACTCGTGGAGCACGGTAACGCTCCCGCCTTGTCAGAGCTCGGAAGCCTCGTTCCGGCTTGGGACCTCGGACGGGAAGCTCTTGTTGTTCTCGGTTAAGGAACTCGCCGGTTATCGTACTTTGTCCTATGACCCGAATGCGCCACCTGGTTCGGAATGGCAAGTTTCGGAGATCAATCCGTCCGGTCCTTGCTTGTACAGTGTAACGATCGAGGCATAA
- the LOC104433659 gene encoding LOW QUALITY PROTEIN: nuclear pore complex protein NUP54 (The sequence of the model RefSeq protein was modified relative to this genomic sequence to represent the inferred CDS: inserted 1 base in 1 codon) — protein MFGSSTPSFATPSSTPSFATPSSTPAFATPSSTPAFGSGFGTSIFSSPFSSQTPQQQQQQQQQQQTPSFQQPASAGGFGFQSPFATPQPAAAPFGGGQLTTQMAPVAPLPFSLADRDIQAIVDAYKEEPGNPKYAFKHLLFSVTDPQYRVKPAGVSDIMWAEAMGKLEGMESADRERLWPQLVQGFKDLSNRLKLQDEVIHSDAERLKITQTNVKMLQRHFQADTLPWIQRMRQKEQGLQRRLLRVMRMVEAMESKGCRLPLVKGXAELADKLAAITRQLKGSGAELSRRVQNLLTISRVQANGIGATGSIYLPGSTKIHDQSLADLQEVLQQQTEAIARLGNVLKRDIRDMDIIMVEDVEMAEDTS, from the exons ATGTTCGGATCCTCGACGCCGTCGTTCGCCACGCCGTCCTCCACGCCGTCGTTCGCCACTCCGTCCTCCACGCCGGCCTTCGCCACCCCGTCCTCCACGCCGGCGTTCGGCTCCGGTTTCGGGACCTCTATTTTCTCGAGCCCGTTCTCCTCCCAAACTcctcagcagcagcagcagcagcagcagcagcagcagacgCCGTCGTTCCAGCAGCCGGCGTCCGCCGGCGGCTTCGGCTTCCAGTCTCCGTTCGCGACGCCGCAGCCGGCCGCGGCTCCTTTCGGCGGTGGCCAGCTGACGACTCAGATGGCTCCCGTGGCTCCTCTTCCTTTCTCGCTCGCCGATCGGGACATTCAG GCTATCGTTGATGCGTACAAGGAAGAGCCTGGGAACCCCAAGTATGCCTTTAAG CATTTGTTGTTCAGCGTCACTGATCCGCAATATAGGGTGAAGCCTGCCGGTGTATCGGAT ATCATGTGGGCGGAGGCTATGGGGAAGTTGGAGGGTATGGAGAGTGCTGACCGGGAGCGGCTGTGGCCTCAGCTTGTCCAGGGCTTCAAGGATCTTTCAAATCGCCTCAAG CTTCAAGATGAAGTCATTCATTCAGATGCAGAGAGACTAAAAATTACGCAGACTAATGTGAAGATG CTTCAGAGACATTTTCAAGCTGACACGCTTCCCTGGATCCAGAGAATGAGACAGAAAGAGCAAGGCCTTCAAAGGCGCCTCTTGAGG GTAATGAGAATGGTGGAAGCTATGGAGAGTAAAGGATGTCGATTGCCTTTAGTAAAAG AAGCTGAGTTGGCAGATAAGCTGGCTGCAATCACTAGACAG CTGAAAGGATCCGGAGCAGAACTTTCGAGGAGGGTTCAGAACTTGCTGACTATATCTCGAGTTCAAGCAAATGGCATAGGGGCAACTGGTTCTATATATCTCCCAGGATCAACCAAAATACATGACCAGAGCCTCGCCGACTTGCAGGAG GTCTTACAACAACAGACTGAGGCAATCGCGAGGCTTGGGAACGTATTGAAGAGAGATATCAGGGACATGGATATCATAATGGTTGAGGACGTCGAGATGGCAGAAGACACGAGCTGA
- the LOC120290792 gene encoding mitochondrial uncoupling protein 5-like, giving the protein MPLPFYQEVACGILAAASASFVFAPRIEIEKLIVDDAALPAVQRVNYRSAGHAFSCIVKKKGISALWKSRDRVTMSTLNFTTFLLSYNQSFCYLKDSVHLNESCARLGATLVSGLATPICSNTFRNFAAFMQFIKSQAGQRPPPMSSIDCAFNILKFGRHFNFFSGLSGYLLTWSPFFMVRSVLSIMVPSVLSSFFFQDYSPFELLTSAETLVQALSLTRDSLQEMEELIGW; this is encoded by the exons ATGCCTTTACCTTTCTATCAAGAAGTAGCGTGTGGGATTCTTGCGGCAGCATCAGCATCGTTCGTCTTTGCtccgagaatagaaatagaaaagcttatTGTGGATGATGCTGCTTTACCGGCTGTACAACGCGTGAATTATAGAAGCGCTGGTCACGCGTTCTCTTGCATTGTTAAAAAGAAGGGAATCTCAGCGCTGTGGAAGAGTCGAGACAGAGTGACGATGAGCACATTAAATTTCACGACCTTCCTCCTGTCATATAATCAATCGTTCTGTTATCTTAAGGATTCTGTTCACCTTAACGAATCATGTGCACGCTTAG GGGCGACTCTGGTTTCGGGGCTCGCCACGCCGATCTGCAGTAATACATTCAGAAATTTTGCTGCCTTCATGCAATTCATCAAATCCCAGGCAGGTCAGAGGCCTCCTCCCATGAGCTCCATTGATTGTGCCTTCAACATCCTGAAGTTCGGAAgacatttcaatttcttctcagGCCTCTCTGGCTATCTACTCACTTGGTCGCCTTTTTTTATGGTGCGATCAGTTCTATCGATCATGGTTCCATCAGTTCTTTCGTCGTTCTTTTTTCAAGATTATTCCCCTTTTGAGTTACTAACTTCTGCAGAAACGCTCGTGCAGGCCCTCTCGCTAACGCGAGACTCGCTCCAGGAAATGGAGGAGCTCATCGGGTGGTAA